One Azospirillum sp. B510 genomic window carries:
- the lpxC gene encoding UDP-3-O-acyl-N-acetylglucosamine deacetylase: protein MANNRSNAGGMFQQTLKKSATIAGVGLHSGVIVTLTISPADANSGITFLRTDLKGAAAVIPARWDTVVDTRMCTVIGNDHGTTVGTIEHLMSALAGCGIDNAIVSLDGIEVPIMDGSAAPFVAAIEQAGISVQKAPRRLIRILKPVSIGDGIKSASFTPDDATSYSFEIDFDSAAIARQSRALEIDPDSFKDEISSARTFGFLHEVEGLRKMGLARGGSLDNAVVISGDTVMNAEGLRFSDEFVRHKILDAVGDLYLAGAPIVGHFHGVRSGHALNNQLLRALFADRGAWRYETAVSLPVARRGLEHMVVA, encoded by the coding sequence GTGGCCAACAATCGCAGCAACGCGGGCGGCATGTTCCAGCAGACCCTGAAGAAGTCGGCGACCATCGCCGGCGTCGGTCTGCATTCGGGCGTCATCGTCACGCTGACGATTTCGCCGGCCGATGCGAATTCCGGAATCACCTTCCTGCGCACCGACCTCAAGGGCGCCGCCGCCGTCATTCCGGCGCGTTGGGACACCGTGGTCGATACGCGCATGTGCACCGTGATCGGCAACGACCATGGCACCACCGTCGGCACCATCGAGCATCTGATGTCGGCGCTGGCCGGCTGTGGCATCGACAACGCCATCGTGTCGCTGGACGGCATCGAGGTGCCGATCATGGACGGCAGCGCCGCCCCCTTCGTCGCCGCCATCGAACAGGCCGGCATCTCCGTGCAGAAGGCGCCGCGCCGGCTCATCCGCATCCTGAAGCCGGTCAGCATCGGCGACGGCATCAAGAGCGCGTCCTTCACCCCCGACGACGCCACCAGCTACAGCTTCGAGATCGACTTCGACAGCGCCGCCATCGCCCGCCAGTCGCGCGCGCTGGAGATCGATCCGGACAGCTTCAAGGACGAGATCAGCAGCGCCCGCACCTTCGGCTTCCTGCACGAGGTCGAAGGGCTGCGCAAGATGGGCCTCGCCCGTGGCGGTTCGCTCGACAACGCGGTCGTCATCTCCGGCGACACCGTGATGAACGCCGAAGGGTTGCGCTTCTCCGACGAGTTCGTGCGCCACAAGATCCTGGACGCCGTCGGCGACCTCTATCTGGCCGGCGCGCCGATCGTCGGCCATTTCCACGGCGTGCGCTCCGGCCACGCGCTGAACAACCAGCTCCTGCGCGCCCTGTTCGCCGACCGCGGCGCCTGGCGCTACGAGACGGCGGTGTCGCTGCCGGTCGCGCGCCGCGGTCTGGAGCATATGGTGGTCGCCTGA
- a CDS encoding bacteriohemerythrin, with translation MEPIQWSRWMSVGNDALDEDHRVLIAIVNKLYDEPSRRNPALIEAILDELIAYTRHHFAEEEAQMARLNYPTFAAHKALHDRLTRQVEQYRDEFRSNGGGISGEEVFLFCSDWLGKHILKEDTRFGEYAGNGAEMAAVE, from the coding sequence ATGGAACCGATTCAATGGTCGCGCTGGATGAGCGTGGGCAATGATGCGCTGGACGAGGATCACCGCGTTCTGATCGCCATCGTGAACAAGCTGTATGACGAGCCCAGCCGGCGGAACCCCGCGCTGATCGAAGCCATTCTGGACGAGCTGATCGCCTACACCCGCCATCATTTCGCGGAGGAGGAGGCGCAGATGGCGCGCCTCAACTACCCGACCTTCGCCGCGCACAAGGCCTTGCATGACAGGCTGACCCGACAGGTCGAACAGTATCGCGACGAGTTCCGCAGCAACGGTGGCGGGATCAGCGGCGAGGAGGTGTTCCTGTTCTGCTCCGACTGGCTGGGCAAGCACATCCTGAAGGAGGATACCCGCTTCGGCGAATATGCCGGCAACGGTGCGGAGATGGCGGCGGTGGAGTAG
- the ligA gene encoding NAD-dependent DNA ligase LigA: protein MQDLFDTPPDPRSIAVDALTPEQAAADLAALAAEIAHHDRLYHQQDQPEITDADYDALVRRNLAIEARFPELRRADSPSLRVGAAPAAGFGKVRHAIPMLSLGNAFAPEDVAEFDARVRRFLGLADDAPLTFVAEPKIDGLSCSLRYQKGELVLAATRGDGAEGENVTANVRTIRDVPHRLPAPFPEVLEVRGEVYMSRDDFLAMNAARAEKGEQLFANPRNAAAGSLRQLDSAITASRPLCFFGYALGEASEPIAETQWGIRERLKGWGFQLNRPAELCDGKDKLLAYYEGIGRLRAGLPFDIDGVVYKVDSLELQQRLGFVSRAPRWAIAHKFPAEQAQTRLKAITIQVGRTGALTPVAELDDITVGGVVVSRATLHNEDEIARKDIRVGDLVVVQRAGDVIPQVVEVVLSQRPADSVPYVPVETCPVCGSLAIREAGEVVRRCTGGLICAAQAKERLRHFVSRDAFDIEGLGEKIIEEFWDEGFIKSPVDIFTLEDRVELIGRPGWKEKSVENLFKAINQRRDGIELHRVIFALGIRHVGEVTAKSLARHYRTMRGWVDGMRAAERAMPGQEWRDLHALNGVGPVTADTILAWFADPESAAKLDFYAGSEALRLETIIGSLGIKRLNTRAAQALATRYGNLSDWRAAMERAVAQAPGQPWLDLVATPDVGEVAAEELAGFFAEERNRLIVEALAGRLIVLEAAVPKAGNSPIAGKTVVFTGTLERMTRSEAKARAESLGAKVAGSVSGKTDYLVAGADAGSKAAKAKDLGVEILTEEEWLAKIGG, encoded by the coding sequence ATGCAGGACCTGTTCGACACGCCGCCCGATCCCCGCAGCATCGCCGTCGATGCCCTGACGCCGGAGCAGGCCGCCGCCGATCTTGCGGCGCTGGCCGCCGAGATCGCCCATCATGACCGGCTCTATCACCAGCAGGACCAGCCGGAGATCACCGACGCCGACTATGACGCGCTGGTCCGCCGCAACCTTGCCATCGAGGCGCGCTTCCCCGAGCTGCGCCGCGCCGATTCGCCCAGCCTGCGGGTCGGCGCCGCGCCGGCCGCCGGATTCGGCAAGGTGCGGCACGCCATCCCGATGCTGTCGTTGGGCAATGCCTTCGCACCGGAGGACGTGGCGGAGTTCGACGCCCGCGTCCGCCGCTTCCTCGGCCTCGCCGACGATGCCCCGCTGACCTTCGTGGCGGAACCGAAGATCGACGGGCTGTCCTGCTCGCTTCGTTACCAGAAGGGCGAACTGGTGCTGGCCGCCACCCGCGGCGACGGGGCGGAGGGCGAGAATGTCACCGCCAATGTCCGTACCATCCGCGACGTGCCGCACCGCCTGCCGGCGCCCTTCCCCGAGGTGCTGGAGGTCCGCGGCGAAGTCTATATGAGCCGCGACGACTTTCTGGCGATGAACGCCGCCCGCGCGGAGAAGGGCGAGCAACTGTTCGCCAACCCGCGCAACGCGGCGGCCGGCAGTCTGCGCCAGCTCGATTCGGCCATCACGGCGTCCCGGCCGCTCTGCTTCTTCGGTTATGCGCTGGGCGAGGCGTCGGAGCCGATCGCCGAGACCCAATGGGGCATCCGCGAGCGGCTGAAGGGCTGGGGCTTCCAGCTGAACCGTCCGGCGGAGCTGTGCGACGGCAAGGACAAGCTGCTGGCCTATTACGAGGGCATCGGCCGGCTGCGCGCCGGCCTGCCCTTCGACATCGACGGCGTCGTCTACAAGGTCGACAGCCTGGAGCTTCAGCAGCGGCTGGGCTTCGTCAGCCGGGCGCCGCGCTGGGCCATCGCCCACAAATTCCCGGCGGAGCAGGCGCAGACCCGGCTGAAGGCGATCACCATCCAGGTCGGCCGCACCGGCGCCCTGACCCCGGTGGCGGAACTGGACGACATCACCGTCGGCGGCGTCGTCGTCAGCCGCGCCACCCTGCACAATGAGGATGAGATCGCCCGCAAGGACATCCGCGTCGGCGACCTCGTGGTCGTCCAGCGGGCCGGCGACGTCATCCCGCAGGTGGTGGAGGTGGTGCTGTCGCAGCGCCCGGCCGACTCGGTGCCCTATGTCCCGGTGGAGACCTGCCCGGTCTGCGGCAGCCTCGCCATCCGCGAAGCCGGCGAGGTGGTGCGCCGCTGCACCGGCGGGTTGATCTGTGCCGCCCAGGCCAAGGAACGGCTGCGTCATTTCGTGTCGCGCGACGCCTTCGACATCGAGGGGCTGGGCGAGAAGATCATCGAGGAGTTCTGGGACGAGGGTTTCATCAAGTCGCCGGTCGACATCTTCACCCTTGAAGACCGGGTCGAGCTGATCGGACGGCCGGGCTGGAAGGAGAAGTCGGTCGAGAATCTGTTCAAGGCGATCAACCAGCGCCGCGACGGCATCGAACTGCACCGGGTGATCTTCGCGCTCGGCATCCGCCATGTCGGCGAGGTGACGGCGAAGTCGCTGGCCCGCCATTACAGGACGATGCGGGGTTGGGTCGATGGCATGCGGGCGGCGGAGCGGGCGATGCCCGGCCAGGAATGGCGCGATCTGCACGCGTTGAACGGGGTCGGCCCGGTCACCGCCGACACCATCCTCGCCTGGTTCGCCGATCCGGAGAGTGCCGCCAAGCTGGATTTCTATGCCGGCAGCGAGGCGCTGCGGCTGGAGACGATCATCGGCTCTCTCGGCATCAAGCGGCTGAACACGCGCGCCGCCCAGGCGCTGGCCACCCGCTATGGCAATCTCTCCGACTGGCGGGCGGCGATGGAGCGGGCGGTGGCGCAGGCACCGGGGCAGCCCTGGCTCGACCTCGTCGCCACGCCGGACGTCGGCGAGGTGGCGGCGGAGGAGTTGGCCGGCTTCTTCGCCGAGGAGCGCAACCGCCTGATCGTCGAGGCGTTGGCCGGGCGGCTGATCGTGCTGGAGGCGGCGGTGCCGAAGGCCGGCAACTCCCCCATCGCCGGCAAGACGGTGGTCTTCACCGGCACGCTGGAGCGGATGACGCGGTCGGAGGCCAAGGCGCGGGCGGAATCGCTGGGCGCCAAGGTCGCCGGTTCGGTTTCCGGCAAGACCGATTATCTCGTCGCCGGGGCCGATGCCGGCAGCAAGGCGGCGAAGGCCAAGGATCTTGGTGTCGAGATTCTGACCGAGGAGGAATGGCTGGCCAAGATCGGCGGCTGA
- the guaB gene encoding IMP dehydrogenase, which translates to MARDTKIREALTFDDVLLVPAESSVLPNDVDTRTRLTKTIELGIPLMSSAMDTVTESRLAIAMAQAGGIGVVHRNLTIEQQAEEVRKVKRFESGMVVNPITITPDATLADALQLMADHRISGIPVVASRDQLGSGKLVGMLTNRDVRFATDPKQPVSELMTKDLVTVREGVSQEEGKRLLHQHRIEKLLVVDEDYRCIGLVTVKDIEKAQAYPNACKDSKGRLRVAAATGTGNDGLARAEALFDAGVDVLVVDTAHGHSLKVLDQVRAARAMSSYTQVIAGNVATAEAAKALIDAGADAIKVGIGPGSICTTRIIAGVGVPQLTAVMDVVEECEKHGIPVIADGGIKYSGDLAKAIAGGASVAMLGSLFAGTDESPGEVILFQGRSYKSYRGMGSVGAMARGSADRYFQQEVSTMKLVPEGVEGRVPYKGPVSAVIHQLVGGLRAAMGYTGSASIAEMREKCQFVRITNAGLRESHVHDITITNESPNYRQG; encoded by the coding sequence ATGGCGCGCGACACCAAAATCCGCGAGGCCCTGACCTTCGACGACGTCCTGCTGGTTCCGGCCGAAAGCTCGGTCCTGCCGAACGACGTGGACACCCGGACGAGATTGACCAAGACCATCGAGCTGGGCATCCCGCTGATGTCCTCGGCGATGGACACGGTGACCGAGAGCCGTCTCGCCATCGCCATGGCCCAGGCCGGCGGCATCGGCGTCGTCCACCGCAACCTGACCATCGAGCAGCAGGCCGAAGAGGTCCGCAAGGTCAAGCGCTTCGAATCGGGCATGGTGGTCAACCCGATCACCATCACCCCCGACGCCACGCTGGCCGACGCGCTGCAACTGATGGCCGACCACCGCATCTCCGGCATTCCGGTGGTGGCGAGCCGCGACCAGCTCGGCAGCGGCAAGCTGGTCGGCATGCTGACCAACCGCGACGTCCGCTTCGCCACCGATCCCAAGCAGCCGGTCAGCGAGCTGATGACCAAGGATCTGGTGACCGTCCGCGAGGGCGTCAGCCAGGAGGAAGGCAAGCGCCTGCTCCATCAGCACCGCATCGAGAAGCTGCTGGTCGTCGACGAGGATTACCGCTGCATCGGCCTCGTCACCGTCAAGGACATCGAGAAGGCGCAGGCCTATCCGAACGCCTGCAAGGACAGCAAGGGCCGCCTGCGCGTCGCCGCCGCCACCGGCACCGGCAATGACGGTCTGGCCCGTGCGGAGGCGCTGTTCGACGCCGGCGTCGATGTCCTGGTCGTCGACACCGCCCATGGCCATTCGCTGAAGGTGCTCGATCAGGTCCGCGCCGCCCGCGCCATGTCCAGCTACACCCAGGTGATCGCCGGCAACGTCGCCACCGCCGAGGCGGCCAAGGCGCTGATCGACGCCGGTGCCGACGCGATCAAGGTCGGCATCGGTCCGGGGTCCATCTGCACCACCCGCATCATTGCCGGTGTCGGCGTGCCGCAGTTGACCGCCGTCATGGATGTGGTGGAGGAGTGCGAGAAGCACGGCATTCCGGTGATCGCCGACGGCGGCATCAAATATTCGGGCGATCTGGCCAAGGCGATCGCCGGCGGCGCCAGCGTCGCCATGTTGGGCAGCCTGTTCGCCGGTACCGACGAGAGCCCGGGCGAGGTCATCCTGTTCCAGGGCCGCTCCTACAAGAGCTATCGCGGCATGGGCTCGGTTGGCGCCATGGCGCGCGGCTCGGCGGATCGTTACTTCCAGCAGGAGGTCTCGACCATGAAGCTGGTGCCGGAAGGCGTCGAGGGCCGCGTCCCCTACAAGGGCCCGGTCTCGGCGGTCATCCACCAACTGGTCGGCGGCCTGCGCGCGGCCATGGGCTACACCGGCAGCGCCTCCATCGCCGAGATGCGCGAGAAGTGCCAGTTCGTCCGCATCACCAACGCGGGCCTGCGCGAAAGCCACGTCCACGACATCACCATCACCAACGAGTCGCCGAACTACCGGCAGGGGTGA
- a CDS encoding RlmE family RNA methyltransferase yields MTEKTPSTRPGGRRATVRVKTAGKRTESSKRWLERHLNDPYVAEATKRGYRSRAAFKLLQLDEKFRLLGPGKRVVDLGAAPGGWTQIAVEKVQVAREGWKVVGLDILPMDPVPGATTMQADFLEEGAADRLKEALGGPADLVLSDMAAPTTGHQQTDHLRIMGLAEAAYDFAEEVLAPGGAFVAKLFQGGAERSLLDRLRRDFAVVKHAKPPASRAESSETYVVATGFRGGNVND; encoded by the coding sequence ATGACCGAAAAGACTCCGTCGACGCGCCCGGGCGGGCGCCGTGCCACGGTCCGTGTGAAGACCGCCGGCAAGCGTACGGAATCCTCCAAGCGCTGGCTGGAGCGCCATCTCAACGACCCCTATGTCGCCGAGGCGACCAAGCGCGGCTACCGCTCGCGCGCCGCCTTCAAGCTGTTGCAGCTGGACGAGAAGTTCCGCCTGCTCGGCCCCGGCAAGCGCGTGGTCGATCTCGGCGCCGCCCCCGGCGGCTGGACCCAGATCGCGGTGGAGAAGGTGCAGGTGGCGCGCGAGGGCTGGAAGGTCGTCGGGCTGGACATCCTGCCGATGGACCCGGTTCCCGGCGCCACCACCATGCAGGCCGACTTCCTGGAGGAGGGCGCCGCCGACCGGTTGAAGGAGGCGCTGGGCGGCCCGGCCGATCTGGTGCTGAGCGATATGGCGGCACCCACCACCGGCCATCAGCAGACCGACCATCTGCGCATCATGGGGCTGGCCGAGGCGGCCTATGACTTCGCCGAGGAGGTGCTGGCCCCCGGCGGCGCCTTTGTCGCCAAGCTGTTCCAGGGCGGGGCGGAACGCTCGCTGCTCGACCGGCTGCGGCGCGACTTCGCCGTGGTCAAGCATGCCAAGCCGCCGGCCAGCCGCGCCGAATCGTCGGAGACCTATGTGGTCGCCACCGGCTTCCGCGGCGGCAACGTCAACGACTGA
- a CDS encoding Ppx/GppA phosphatase family protein, with translation MQSGRQNDTGRLRSSALVRPVFAALDLGTNNCRLLIAKATPGGFRVIDAFSRIVRLGEGLSRSDHLSEPAMERTIAALRVCGSKIERRGCTSVRAVGTEACRRASNSAAFVEAVGRETGIPLEIISSQEEGRLALAGCAALLEPTHPYAIVFDIGGGSTELMWLAVEKGRAPRLLDQTSIRCGVIGLTEEYGGPNVTRANYDRMVEAVADAIAPFEARNRIQDRIAAGKVQMLGTSGTVTTLAGVHLGLCRYDRRAVDGSYLRVDHARAVIDHLVAQDFDGRARHPCIGQDRADLVVAGCAVLDALCDAWPVERLRIADRGLREGILVDLIGAAGE, from the coding sequence GTGCAAAGCGGGCGGCAGAACGACACCGGACGGTTGCGTTCGTCGGCGCTGGTGCGCCCGGTCTTCGCCGCGCTGGATCTCGGGACCAACAATTGCCGCCTGCTGATCGCCAAAGCTACGCCGGGCGGTTTCCGCGTGATCGACGCCTTTTCCCGCATCGTCCGTCTCGGCGAGGGGCTGAGCCGCAGTGATCATCTGTCGGAACCGGCGATGGAGCGGACCATCGCCGCCCTGCGGGTCTGCGGCTCCAAGATCGAGCGCCGGGGCTGCACCTCCGTCCGCGCCGTCGGGACCGAGGCCTGCCGCCGCGCCAGCAACAGCGCCGCCTTCGTCGAGGCGGTCGGGCGCGAGACCGGCATCCCGCTGGAGATCATCTCCAGCCAGGAGGAGGGGCGGCTGGCGCTGGCCGGCTGCGCCGCCCTGCTGGAGCCGACCCATCCCTACGCCATCGTGTTCGACATCGGCGGCGGTTCCACCGAGCTGATGTGGCTGGCGGTGGAGAAGGGCCGCGCGCCGCGCCTGCTCGACCAGACCTCCATCCGCTGCGGCGTCATCGGCCTGACCGAGGAATATGGCGGCCCCAACGTCACCCGCGCCAATTATGACCGCATGGTGGAGGCGGTGGCCGACGCCATCGCCCCGTTCGAGGCGCGCAACCGCATCCAGGACCGCATCGCCGCCGGCAAGGTGCAGATGCTCGGCACGTCGGGCACGGTGACGACGCTGGCCGGCGTGCATCTCGGGCTGTGCCGCTATGACCGGCGGGCGGTGGACGGCAGCTATCTGCGCGTCGACCATGCCCGCGCGGTGATCGACCATCTGGTCGCCCAGGATTTCGACGGACGCGCCCGGCATCCCTGCATCGGCCAGGACCGCGCCGATCTGGTGGTCGCCGGCTGCGCGGTGCTGGACGCCCTGTGCGACGCCTGGCCGGTGGAGCGGCTGCGCATCGCCGACCGCGGCCTGCGCGAAGGGATTCTGGTGGACCTGATCGGGGCGGCCGGCGAATGA
- a CDS encoding ABC1 kinase family protein: MAEHDENTWGGRVARYARVGTAVGGLAARLAGERVLGIRMERERHAAELRAALGGLKGPLMKVAQILSTIPDALPKEYTQELAQLQADAPSMGWPFVKRRMASELGPSWQSRFQSFEHTAAAAASLGQVHKAIGPDGRELACKLQYPDMASAVEADLRQLGLIFAIFERTDSAISTRQIQAEIGARLREELDYEREAKHARLYQAMLAGTPGVHVPEVVPELSTKRLLTMGWVHGRRILDFVAEHPASRDELAMNMFRAWYVPFYNYGVIHGDPHLGNYTVRPDRAINLLDFGCIRVFKPSFVKGVIDLYNALRTDNRELAVEAYRTWGFANPSNELVEVLNIWARFVYAPIMEDRQRRIEETNGGHYGRETAGKVHAELRRVGGVEIPREFVFMDRAAIGLGSVFLHLKAELNWYQLFQGLIRDFDVDALTARQSAALTAQGLPQAE; the protein is encoded by the coding sequence ATGGCGGAACACGATGAGAACACATGGGGCGGACGGGTCGCGCGCTATGCGCGGGTCGGCACCGCCGTGGGCGGGCTGGCCGCGCGGCTGGCGGGCGAGCGCGTGCTGGGCATCCGCATGGAGCGGGAACGCCATGCGGCGGAACTGCGCGCGGCGCTCGGCGGGCTGAAAGGGCCGCTGATGAAGGTGGCGCAGATCCTGTCCACCATCCCCGACGCCTTGCCGAAGGAATATACCCAGGAACTGGCCCAGCTTCAGGCCGACGCGCCGTCGATGGGCTGGCCCTTCGTCAAGCGGCGGATGGCGAGCGAACTCGGCCCCAGCTGGCAGTCGCGCTTCCAAAGCTTCGAGCATACGGCGGCCGCAGCCGCGTCGCTCGGGCAGGTGCACAAGGCGATCGGGCCGGACGGGCGGGAGCTCGCCTGCAAGCTGCAATATCCCGACATGGCCTCCGCCGTCGAGGCCGACCTGCGCCAGCTCGGCCTGATCTTCGCCATCTTCGAGCGCACCGACAGCGCCATCTCCACCCGCCAGATCCAGGCGGAGATCGGCGCCCGCCTGCGCGAGGAGCTGGATTACGAACGCGAAGCCAAGCACGCCCGCCTCTATCAGGCGATGCTGGCCGGCACGCCGGGCGTCCATGTGCCGGAGGTGGTGCCGGAGCTGTCGACCAAACGGTTGCTGACCATGGGCTGGGTGCATGGCCGCAGAATCCTCGACTTCGTCGCCGAGCATCCCGCATCCCGCGACGAGCTGGCGATGAACATGTTCAGGGCGTGGTATGTGCCCTTCTACAATTACGGCGTCATCCACGGCGACCCGCATCTGGGCAATTACACGGTCCGGCCCGACCGCGCGATCAATCTGCTGGATTTCGGCTGCATCCGCGTCTTCAAACCCAGCTTCGTCAAGGGCGTGATCGACCTCTACAACGCGCTGCGCACCGACAACCGCGAACTGGCGGTGGAGGCCTACCGCACCTGGGGCTTCGCCAACCCGTCGAACGAGCTGGTCGAGGTGCTGAACATCTGGGCGCGCTTCGTCTACGCCCCGATCATGGAAGACCGCCAGCGCCGGATCGAGGAGACCAACGGCGGCCATTACGGCCGCGAGACCGCCGGCAAGGTCCATGCCGAACTGCGCCGCGTCGGCGGCGTGGAGATCCCGCGCGAGTTCGTCTTCATGGACCGCGCCGCGATCGGGCTCGGCTCGGTCTTCCTGCATCTGAAGGCGGAGTTGAACTGGTATCAGCTGTTCCAGGGGCTGATCCGCGATTTCGACGTCGACGCGCTCACGGCACGGCAGAGCGCGGCGCTGACGGCGCAGGGGTTGCCACAGGCGGAGTGA
- the queA gene encoding tRNA preQ1(34) S-adenosylmethionine ribosyltransferase-isomerase QueA gives MKTADFDFDLPPDRIAEHPVRPRDAARLLEVGSSLRDLIVRDLPALLQPGDLMVVNDTRVIPARLDGRRGEVAVEITLHKRLGERDWATFSKPGKRLKPGDTIVIAEDFSAEVTAKDGMEVRLRFSAGGADLMEALHRHGRMPLPPYIRRKADAGDNADYQTVFAAREGAVAAPTAGLHFTADLLAALDARGVRRVPVTLHVGAGTFLPVKVDDIADHKMHSEWGEISPETAAAVNETRKAGGRIVSVGTTALRILETAGRPDGTLVPFSGDTDIFITPGYRFRIVDLLWTNFHLPKSTLFMLVCAFAGYDRMRAAYAHAIDHDYRFFSYGDASLLHRTDPS, from the coding sequence ATGAAGACCGCCGATTTCGACTTCGACCTGCCGCCCGACCGGATCGCCGAGCATCCCGTCCGGCCGCGTGACGCCGCCCGCCTGCTGGAGGTGGGTTCCTCCCTGCGCGACCTCATCGTGCGGGACCTGCCGGCCTTGTTGCAGCCGGGCGACCTGATGGTCGTCAACGACACCCGCGTGATTCCCGCCCGGCTCGACGGCCGGCGCGGCGAGGTGGCGGTGGAGATCACGCTGCACAAGCGGCTGGGCGAGCGCGACTGGGCGACCTTCTCAAAACCCGGCAAGCGGCTGAAACCCGGCGACACCATCGTCATCGCCGAAGACTTCAGCGCCGAGGTGACCGCCAAGGACGGCATGGAGGTGCGGCTGCGCTTCTCCGCCGGCGGGGCCGATCTGATGGAGGCGCTGCACCGCCACGGCCGGATGCCGCTGCCGCCCTACATCCGCCGCAAGGCCGACGCGGGCGACAACGCCGATTACCAGACCGTCTTCGCCGCCCGCGAGGGCGCCGTCGCCGCCCCCACCGCCGGGCTGCACTTCACGGCCGACCTGCTGGCGGCGCTGGACGCGCGCGGCGTGCGGCGGGTTCCGGTCACCCTGCATGTCGGCGCCGGCACCTTCCTGCCGGTGAAGGTCGACGACATCGCCGACCACAAGATGCACAGCGAATGGGGCGAGATCTCGCCCGAAACCGCCGCCGCGGTGAACGAGACGCGCAAGGCCGGCGGCCGCATCGTCTCGGTCGGCACCACGGCGCTGCGCATCCTGGAGACGGCGGGCCGGCCGGACGGGACGCTGGTCCCCTTCAGCGGCGACACCGACATCTTCATCACCCCCGGCTACCGCTTCCGCATCGTCGATCTTCTGTGGACCAACTTCCACCTGCCGAAATCGACCCTGTTCATGCTGGTCTGCGCCTTCGCCGGCTATGACCGCATGCGGGCGGCCTATGCCCACGCCATCGACCACGACTATCGCTTCTTCAGCTACGGCGACGCCTCGCTGCTGCACAGGACGGACCCATCATGA
- the tgt gene encoding tRNA guanosine(34) transglycosylase Tgt, which translates to MTGIGFDLLATDGRARRGRVTTAHGSIETPAFMPVGTAATVKAMTTGAVASTGAEILLGNTYHLMLRPTAERVAQLGGLHRFMNWDKPILTDSGGFQVMSLSDLRTMSEEGVTFKSHLDGSRHHLTPERSIQIQHMLDSNITMCLDECTPFPATEAQAESSMRLSMRWARRSKDAFVERPGYGLFGIVQGSVYPEQRAESVAALTDIGFDGYAIGGLAVGEGQETMFRVLDFTEPLMVKDRPRYLMGVGRPSDLIGAVRRGVDMFDCVMPTRSGRTGQAFVRRGTINIRNARHAHDERPLDAECGCPTCRSYSRGYLHHLFKAEEMLGPMLLTWHNLHYYQDVMRTMRQAIADGNFEEVAGAMEARLTEGDVEATIDPIAKPGKPPKQGRPPKAERVAEEKTDE; encoded by the coding sequence ATGACCGGCATCGGCTTTGACCTTCTGGCGACCGACGGGCGGGCGCGGCGCGGCCGCGTGACCACCGCCCACGGCAGCATCGAGACGCCGGCCTTCATGCCGGTCGGCACCGCGGCGACGGTGAAGGCGATGACCACCGGCGCGGTGGCCTCGACCGGGGCGGAGATCCTGCTGGGCAACACCTACCACCTGATGCTTCGCCCGACGGCGGAGCGGGTGGCGCAGCTGGGCGGCCTGCACCGCTTCATGAACTGGGACAAGCCGATCCTGACCGACAGCGGCGGCTTCCAGGTGATGAGCCTGTCCGACCTGCGCACGATGTCGGAGGAGGGCGTCACCTTCAAATCCCACCTGGACGGCAGCCGCCATCACCTGACGCCGGAACGCTCGATCCAGATCCAGCACATGCTGGACAGCAACATCACCATGTGCCTGGACGAGTGCACGCCCTTCCCCGCCACGGAGGCGCAGGCCGAGTCCTCCATGCGCCTGTCGATGCGCTGGGCCCGGCGCAGCAAGGACGCCTTCGTCGAACGGCCGGGCTACGGCCTGTTCGGCATCGTCCAGGGCAGCGTCTATCCGGAGCAACGGGCGGAGAGCGTCGCCGCCCTGACCGACATCGGCTTCGACGGCTACGCGATCGGCGGGCTGGCGGTCGGCGAGGGCCAGGAGACGATGTTCCGCGTGCTCGACTTCACCGAGCCGCTGATGGTCAAGGACCGCCCGCGTTACCTGATGGGCGTCGGCCGGCCGAGCGACCTGATCGGCGCCGTGCGGCGCGGCGTCGACATGTTCGACTGCGTGATGCCGACCCGCTCGGGCCGTACCGGCCAGGCCTTCGTCCGGCGCGGCACCATCAACATCCGCAACGCCCGCCATGCCCATGACGAGCGTCCGCTCGACGCGGAGTGCGGCTGTCCGACTTGCCGCAGCTACAGCCGGGGCTATCTGCATCATCTGTTCAAGGCGGAGGAGATGCTGGGGCCGATGCTGCTGACCTGGCACAACCTGCATTACTACCAGGACGTGATGCGGACGATGCGGCAGGCCATCGCCGACGGCAATTTCGAGGAGGTCGCCGGCGCGATGGAGGCCCGCCTGACCGAAGGCGACGTCGAGGCGACCATCGACCCCATCGCCAAGCCCGGCAAGCCGCCGAAACAGGGCCGCCCGCCCAAAGCCGAGCGGGTGGCGGAGGAAAAGACCGATGAGTGA